Proteins encoded within one genomic window of Flavobacterium gilvum:
- a CDS encoding ComEA family DNA-binding protein has product MNMKTIKDYFKFSREQRAGILVLFGIIVVLQLAYFFIDFNGIEKEYPDKQKWLSLQSEVDDAKRANFNDKPKIFPFNPNFISDYKGYKLGMSVREIDRLLAFRKENKFVNSAKEFQEVTKVSDSLLNVISPFFKFPDWVSRKKEFSGYKNTQFPTFAKKEKIILIDINQATKEDLIKISGIGEVISLRILTQKEKLGAFVSMEQLKEVWGLSPEVIHNLNEHFSVMKLPPLNKIDINNASLKELSQFFYFKNDLARQIVKYRSMNGDFKNIEDLVKINGFPAEKANFIALYLSF; this is encoded by the coding sequence ATGAATATGAAAACTATTAAAGATTATTTTAAATTTTCCCGTGAACAACGAGCAGGAATTCTTGTTTTGTTTGGTATTATAGTAGTCCTGCAATTAGCTTACTTTTTTATAGATTTTAATGGAATTGAAAAGGAATATCCCGATAAACAAAAATGGCTTTCGTTGCAATCAGAAGTTGATGATGCTAAAAGAGCCAATTTTAATGATAAACCTAAAATATTTCCTTTCAATCCTAATTTTATTTCAGATTACAAAGGGTATAAATTAGGAATGTCTGTTCGGGAAATTGACAGACTTCTTGCATTTAGAAAAGAGAATAAATTTGTTAATTCTGCCAAGGAATTTCAAGAGGTAACAAAGGTTTCTGATTCATTGCTGAATGTGATTTCGCCTTTTTTCAAATTCCCCGATTGGGTAAGTCGAAAGAAGGAGTTTTCAGGTTATAAAAATACGCAGTTTCCAACTTTTGCTAAAAAAGAAAAAATTATTCTAATCGATATTAATCAGGCTACAAAGGAAGATTTGATAAAAATAAGTGGAATCGGAGAGGTGATTTCGCTTCGAATTTTAACTCAAAAAGAAAAACTTGGGGCATTTGTTTCGATGGAACAGCTTAAAGAAGTTTGGGGTTTGTCGCCGGAAGTGATTCATAATTTAAATGAGCATTTTTCTGTTATGAAGCTTCCGCCTTTGAATAAAATTGATATTAATAATGCCTCATTAAAGGAACTATCTCAATTTTTTTATTTCAAAAATGATTTGGCTCGACAAATTGTAAAATATAGAAGCATGAATGGGGATTTTAAAAATATTGAGGATTTAGTAAAAATTAATGGCTTTCCTGCTGAAAAGGCAAATTTTATTGCTTTATATTTGAGCTTTTAA